One window of Eubacterium sp. 1001713B170207_170306_E7 genomic DNA carries:
- a CDS encoding restriction endonuclease subunit S, which translates to MAERQKRRCAVNYLTELLAFYRWLETSGLNPLLQSFWHLLMFFNNKAAVRSEDGQWYWPAAFKAPNSEICRFLGLNSRFQVNAQRKHLIRHDRIDYTPHVGQHAGDYRLKPFDTGLCEVEIRVMDTGQKRLVWTQGVTRAARPAAPFINNVNPKQCELYGSIPEAQPVSHGFNLLPPLTESEKAAIAALYPEDEVACFNAMWAARERKAGL; encoded by the coding sequence GTGGCTGAACGGCAGAAACGGCGGTGTGCGGTGAACTACCTGACTGAGCTGCTGGCGTTTTACCGGTGGCTGGAGACCAGCGGCCTGAATCCGCTGCTCCAGTCCTTCTGGCATCTGCTTATGTTTTTTAACAACAAGGCCGCTGTCCGGAGCGAGGACGGACAGTGGTACTGGCCGGCTGCTTTCAAGGCGCCCAACAGCGAAATCTGCCGCTTTCTGGGGCTGAACAGCCGCTTTCAGGTCAACGCCCAGCGCAAGCACCTGATCCGTCACGACCGCATTGACTATACACCGCACGTGGGCCAGCACGCTGGAGATTACCGGCTAAAGCCCTTTGATACCGGGCTCTGCGAGGTGGAGATCCGCGTGATGGACACCGGGCAGAAACGGCTGGTGTGGACGCAGGGCGTCACCCGGGCGGCACGCCCGGCCGCACCGTTCATAAATAATGTAAATCCTAAACAGTGTGAGCTATATGGTTCTATTCCTGAGGCGCAGCCGGTCTCCCACGGCTTTAATCTGCTGCCCCCGCTCACCGAGTCCGAGAAGGCCGCCATCGCGGCACTGTATCCGGAGGATGAGGTGGCGTGCTTTAACGCCATGTGGGCAGCGCGGGAGAGAAAGGCAGGATTGTGA
- a CDS encoding sigma-70 family RNA polymerase sigma factor codes for MEYNEIDTLAIKAQQGDSCAAALLERCFRPLMLSAASYGKTENYSFEDSLQDARLAFLEGIQAYDQAAGAGFAAFIKPYVYQKGQNRRRKCLRRLVRDVPAETRVGDEDGETLIDRLADPAAEIEAGYVRREEHARLAKALEELTPEERALLKAVYGQNQSIRRVSQHMGVGYSTLQYRHSRILKKLKRQL; via the coding sequence ATGGAATATAATGAGATCGACACACTGGCCATAAAGGCGCAGCAGGGGGATTCGTGCGCGGCGGCGCTTCTGGAGCGCTGCTTCCGGCCGCTGATGCTGTCCGCGGCCAGCTATGGAAAAACAGAAAATTACAGCTTTGAGGACAGCCTGCAGGACGCCCGCCTGGCCTTTCTGGAGGGAATTCAGGCCTATGACCAGGCCGCCGGTGCTGGCTTCGCGGCCTTTATCAAGCCCTATGTGTACCAGAAGGGGCAGAACCGGCGGCGTAAATGCCTGCGCCGCCTGGTGCGCGACGTGCCGGCAGAAACCCGGGTGGGAGACGAGGACGGCGAGACGCTGATCGATCGGCTGGCAGATCCTGCCGCCGAGATTGAGGCCGGTTATGTGCGCAGGGAGGAGCACGCGCGTCTGGCAAAGGCCCTCGAGGAGCTGACCCCGGAGGAGCGGGCGCTGTTAAAGGCAGTCTACGGGCAGAACCAGTCCATCCGGAGGGTCTCCCAGCACATGGGGGTGGGCTATAGCACCCTTCAGTACCGCCACAGCCGGATCCTTAAAAAGCTGAAGCGTCAGCTGTAA